In a genomic window of Deltaproteobacteria bacterium:
- a CDS encoding HPr family phosphocarrier protein translates to MVSAEVIISNRLGMHARAAAVFVREASRFHSEVWLEKGGKKVNGKSIMGILTLAAAKGETLVVAAEGTDEDGAVRALVEIVSSGFGE, encoded by the coding sequence GTGGTTTCTGCCGAGGTGATCATCAGCAACAGGCTTGGCATGCACGCCCGTGCCGCCGCCGTATTTGTCCGAGAGGCCTCACGGTTCCATAGCGAGGTATGGCTTGAAAAGGGAGGAAAGAAGGTCAACGGCAAGAGTATCATGGGGATACTTACCCTTGCCGCGGCCAAAGGCGAGACCCTCGTTGTGGCGGCGGAGGGCACAGACGAGGATGGTGCCGTCAGGGCGCTGGTTGAAATCGTGTCTTCCGGGTTCGGTGAATAA
- a CDS encoding chemotaxis protein CheW → MGDRLVLFRIGQTLFSVPFEAVDEIVGSERVTDREALPDNVLSGENDSDQWVYARGDWFPLHTLVPGLDLSERTQVVVLRYNGQGRAFSVDQVMGIEALPLLQPIPEPVVRCTDFPLSGFRIWKRKIVFDLDLSRLI, encoded by the coding sequence ATGGGCGACAGGTTGGTTCTTTTTCGCATTGGTCAGACCCTTTTTTCCGTTCCCTTTGAAGCTGTTGATGAGATTGTCGGCAGTGAGCGGGTGACCGACAGGGAGGCTCTTCCCGACAATGTACTATCCGGCGAGAATGATAGCGACCAATGGGTGTATGCCAGGGGGGACTGGTTTCCGCTGCATACCCTTGTTCCCGGGTTGGATCTTTCGGAAAGGACGCAGGTGGTCGTTTTGAGGTACAACGGGCAAGGCAGGGCCTTTTCTGTGGACCAGGTGATGGGGATTGAAGCTCTTCCGCTTCTGCAACCCATTCCCGAACCTGTTGTCCGTTGCACCGACTTTCCTCTCTCCGGGTTTCGCATCTGGAAAAGGAAGATCGTTTTCGACCTTGACCTTTCCAGACTGATTTAA
- a CDS encoding chemotaxis protein CheW: protein MTDSRLIFFHVGDCSFAVPLNEVREIVVAVAVTPVPGSRPPLEGVMIYQGEGVLPVFSLLSALGRASETAGGLVVVSELGGVFIGFRVEGIGGVVKRLEGDRLDKYQDELKGRPGAIEGTFESGGRSLIVLSLSGVFQEVLR from the coding sequence ATGACGGACAGTCGTCTGATTTTCTTCCATGTGGGTGATTGTAGTTTTGCCGTGCCCCTCAATGAGGTCCGAGAGATCGTTGTCGCTGTAGCCGTAACGCCGGTCCCGGGTTCCAGACCGCCTCTGGAAGGGGTGATGATTTACCAGGGAGAAGGGGTCTTGCCCGTGTTTTCCCTTCTAAGCGCTCTGGGCAGAGCTTCCGAAACGGCCGGCGGCCTTGTTGTAGTTTCTGAACTGGGCGGGGTATTTATCGGGTTCAGGGTCGAGGGAATTGGGGGAGTTGTCAAAAGACTGGAGGGAGACCGCCTGGATAAGTACCAGGATGAATTGAAAGGACGGCCGGGCGCTATTGAAGGGACTTTTGAATCCGGGGGTCGGTCCCTGATCGTTCTTAGCCTTTCTGGTGTATTTCAGGAAGTGCTGCGTTGA
- a CDS encoding methionine adenosyltransferase, with amino-acid sequence MSMTDFLFSSESVTEGHPDKISDQISDAILDEIIKEDVGCRVACETLVTTGLVFVAGEITTSTYVEIPEIARGVIRDVGYNSSQMGFDWESCSVLTSIHHQSPDIAMGVDPGGAGDQGLMFGYACNETPGLMPMPIVFAHQLTRRLTDCRKEGILDFLRPDGKSQVTIEYKGYQPVRIDAVVLSSQHHPDIEQKVLREGIIEEVARKVLPSEMLDDRTKFLVNPTGRFVMGGPMGDTGLTGRKIIVDTYGGQGSHGGGCFSGKDPSKVDRSASYMARYIAKNVVAAGLAERCEVQLAYAIGVPDPVSVMINSFQTAKISPDRIAKIIRDIFPLRPRKIIEALDLLRPIYRNTAAYGHFGRDDPEFTWEKTDKVEELRSAAGL; translated from the coding sequence ATGAGCATGACCGATTTTCTCTTTTCTTCGGAATCCGTGACCGAAGGACATCCCGATAAAATATCCGACCAAATATCCGATGCCATCCTTGATGAAATCATAAAGGAGGATGTCGGATGCAGGGTGGCATGCGAAACCCTGGTTACTACCGGTCTGGTATTCGTAGCCGGTGAGATAACAACCTCCACCTACGTTGAGATCCCGGAAATCGCCAGGGGGGTGATCAGGGATGTAGGATACAACAGCTCGCAGATGGGTTTCGACTGGGAATCGTGCAGCGTGCTCACCTCCATCCATCATCAATCGCCGGACATAGCCATGGGAGTTGATCCCGGTGGTGCCGGTGATCAGGGTCTCATGTTCGGCTACGCCTGCAATGAAACACCGGGTCTGATGCCGATGCCCATCGTATTTGCTCACCAGCTTACCAGACGGCTGACCGATTGCCGGAAGGAAGGGATTCTCGATTTCCTGAGGCCCGACGGAAAATCCCAGGTAACCATCGAGTACAAAGGGTATCAGCCTGTTCGCATTGATGCTGTGGTTCTGTCCTCCCAACACCACCCCGACATTGAGCAAAAGGTGTTGAGGGAGGGGATTATTGAGGAAGTCGCCCGAAAGGTTCTTCCGTCGGAAATGCTGGATGATCGGACCAAATTTTTGGTGAATCCCACAGGCAGGTTTGTCATGGGCGGGCCGATGGGGGATACGGGACTTACAGGGCGGAAGATTATCGTCGATACCTACGGTGGCCAGGGCAGTCACGGAGGAGGGTGCTTTTCGGGGAAAGATCCATCCAAGGTAGATCGATCCGCATCCTACATGGCCAGGTATATTGCCAAAAACGTGGTAGCCGCGGGTCTGGCCGAAAGGTGTGAGGTTCAGCTTGCTTACGCAATCGGGGTTCCCGATCCCGTTTCGGTCATGATCAATTCATTCCAGACAGCGAAGATCTCCCCGGACAGAATCGCAAAAATTATCAGAGATATCTTCCCCCTGAGACCCAGGAAGATAATCGAAGCGCTGGATCTCCTTCGGCCGATCTACCGGAATACAGCTGCCTATGGACATTTTGGGCGTGATGACCCGGAATTTACCTGGGAGAAGACCGACAAGGTTGAGGAACTCCGGTCCGCCGCGGGTCTGTAA
- a CDS encoding YjgP/YjgQ family permease yields the protein MTRIDRYLIKNWFVFFLPTLAVLSSVYLSSEIAFRVWGLLEKNVPPFKLALHFLLKLPSISYQMAPLAALLATLMVLTGMKKTKELTAIFCSGFGSLRIGAPLLGAALAICAIGFYWGETLAPSSIKASKNILRSNRKNVSRIIGISQIWLLEGKRVIHIGSVLEEGDLLLEPTVLEFSGKGLKTLVKRVDAPQARWENGAWVMERGIVRTFSNGALIRTTDPGWIKAPIKISPDEFFGIRRTPDEMNRKEMRKYVNNLRKSGVPYSRFEVRLYNKAATAFLPFIFALLALPVGFRVPVRGGIPLGMGLGIVVALAYWSVYSLFLSLGNSGIIPAALAAWGANIIFSVVAVAAILIKPSPRLT from the coding sequence ATGACCCGCATCGACCGGTATCTTATCAAAAACTGGTTCGTGTTCTTCCTGCCCACTCTTGCCGTTCTCAGCTCCGTCTATCTGTCCAGTGAAATCGCCTTCCGGGTTTGGGGCCTTTTGGAAAAGAACGTTCCTCCCTTCAAGCTTGCCCTCCACTTTCTTCTAAAGCTCCCCTCAATCTCCTATCAGATGGCTCCGCTGGCAGCGCTGCTCGCCACACTCATGGTGCTTACGGGGATGAAGAAAACAAAAGAGCTTACCGCAATATTCTGTTCGGGTTTCGGAAGCCTTCGCATTGGCGCTCCACTGCTTGGCGCAGCGCTGGCAATATGCGCCATCGGCTTTTATTGGGGGGAAACGCTGGCTCCGTCATCCATAAAGGCCAGCAAGAACATCCTGAGGTCCAACAGAAAAAATGTTTCCAGAATTATCGGCATCAGCCAGATCTGGCTCCTGGAAGGCAAGAGGGTCATTCATATCGGGAGTGTCCTTGAGGAGGGGGACCTTCTTCTTGAACCGACTGTTCTGGAATTCTCCGGCAAAGGGCTCAAGACTCTCGTAAAAAGGGTTGATGCTCCCCAAGCCCGCTGGGAAAATGGAGCGTGGGTCATGGAACGTGGGATTGTACGGACTTTTTCAAACGGAGCCCTCATCCGGACCACCGACCCGGGGTGGATCAAAGCACCTATCAAAATCAGCCCGGACGAATTTTTCGGAATCCGCAGGACCCCCGATGAGATGAACCGGAAGGAGATGAGAAAGTATGTGAATAACCTCCGTAAATCCGGAGTGCCGTACAGTCGATTCGAGGTGCGGCTCTACAACAAGGCGGCAACCGCCTTTCTCCCCTTTATCTTCGCACTGCTGGCCCTCCCCGTAGGTTTTCGGGTTCCAGTCAGGGGAGGTATTCCCCTGGGTATGGGACTGGGAATCGTGGTCGCCCTTGCCTACTGGTCGGTCTATTCCCTTTTTTTGTCCCTCGGGAACTCGGGTATTATCCCCGCCGCCTTGGCTGCATGGGGAGCCAACATTATTTTCTCCGTGGTAGCCGTGGCCGCGATCCTGATAAAACCATCGCCGCGGCTGACGTGA
- a CDS encoding adenosylhomocysteinase produces MEYDIKDINLADKGKLRIEWAAQSMPVLARIEERFRLEMPLKGYRLIACLHVTTETAQLMRTLKAGGAQIALCASNPLSTQDDVAASLVRDDNISVFAIKGEDNDTYYSHIQSALKIGPQLTMDDGADVVSVLHSQRSDLLDGVIGGTEETTTGVIRLKSMAGEGVLRYPIIAVNDADTKHLFDNRYGTGQSTIDGIIRATNRLIAGSVFVVVGYGWCGRGLAMRANGMGARVVVTEVNAVRALEAAMDGFSVMPMERAAPSGDFFCTVTGDIHVIRKEHFRAMKDGAIVANSGHFNVELDLDGLAEMAVGRRGIREFVEEFTLEDGRKVNILGEGRLINLAAAEGHPSSVMDMSFANQALSAEHIVRKAGSLEKRVYRVPEEIDHEIARLKLQAIGVEIDTLTEEQVLYLNSWNMGT; encoded by the coding sequence ATGGAATACGATATCAAGGACATCAACCTGGCCGACAAGGGAAAACTTCGTATCGAGTGGGCCGCCCAGAGTATGCCGGTTCTGGCCCGGATAGAAGAGCGGTTCCGCCTGGAAATGCCCCTCAAGGGCTATCGGCTTATCGCGTGCCTTCACGTGACAACCGAGACGGCCCAATTGATGAGGACTCTAAAGGCCGGGGGTGCTCAGATTGCTCTGTGCGCTTCCAATCCGCTCAGCACCCAGGACGACGTGGCCGCTTCCCTGGTAAGGGATGACAACATTTCTGTTTTTGCCATAAAAGGTGAGGACAACGACACCTATTATAGCCATATCCAGTCGGCCCTGAAGATTGGACCTCAGTTGACTATGGATGACGGGGCCGATGTCGTCTCGGTCCTTCATTCCCAAAGATCGGATCTGTTGGATGGTGTGATCGGAGGGACGGAGGAGACGACCACGGGCGTAATCCGGCTGAAGAGTATGGCCGGTGAGGGAGTGCTTCGCTACCCGATAATCGCGGTTAACGATGCCGATACCAAGCATCTTTTCGACAATCGCTATGGCACCGGACAGAGCACCATCGACGGAATTATTAGAGCCACCAACCGGTTGATCGCCGGAAGCGTTTTTGTCGTTGTCGGTTACGGTTGGTGCGGAAGAGGGCTGGCCATGCGCGCCAACGGAATGGGTGCGCGGGTGGTGGTTACCGAAGTGAACGCCGTCAGGGCGCTGGAGGCGGCCATGGACGGATTTTCGGTCATGCCCATGGAGAGGGCTGCTCCTTCAGGGGATTTCTTCTGTACGGTTACCGGAGATATCCATGTTATCAGAAAAGAACATTTCCGGGCCATGAAGGATGGAGCTATCGTGGCCAACTCCGGTCACTTCAATGTTGAGCTTGATCTCGACGGCCTGGCGGAAATGGCGGTTGGACGACGCGGCATCCGGGAATTTGTCGAGGAATTCACCCTGGAAGACGGCAGGAAGGTGAATATTCTCGGGGAAGGGCGCCTCATAAATCTGGCCGCCGCCGAAGGTCATCCCTCCAGCGTAATGGACATGAGTTTTGCCAACCAGGCTCTGTCGGCTGAACACATTGTCAGGAAAGCCGGATCCCTGGAAAAAAGGGTATACAGGGTTCCTGAGGAGATCGACCATGAGATTGCGCGGCTGAAATTACAGGCTATCGGAGTTGAGATCGATACCCTGACTGAGGAACAGGTCCTGTATCTGAACTCGTGGAATATGGGGACGTGA
- a CDS encoding YjgP/YjgQ family permease, producing MAFKIQKYILLKFISHFSVGAGIFTALFLMDQASRQVNEIAPQMTSFSQFMTTFSLLLPEMLTYSLPLAFLMAMIVTIGQMKQDQELTSIYYAGISPLSIFVPFIITASCIFIVLLSLSIYISPISFRAYNGSLLEMARQRVLSELKPGAFFKGIPGTVLLVDDFDPASGKMGHILMVQNWAKGRGDLILAKSGFIEIPSVPGGDIKLRLHQGTIQPVSAPEPGYTSAAFDNLTTRIEKHGSAEDLNKEQIYASLTLGQLREKLPELKSKGKTVETRDLVMTINRRISLPAVIMIFPFIIFPLAVSSRNYGKPAAFLASIILFGISFFLFAFSTKLAGGGIFSPAFAAWLPDAVLSIIALASFCPFLVSQYFRGSKNRQMVGS from the coding sequence ATGGCGTTTAAGATCCAAAAATACATCCTGCTTAAATTCATCTCCCATTTCTCCGTTGGAGCCGGTATCTTCACGGCTCTTTTTCTGATGGACCAGGCCTCCAGGCAGGTCAATGAGATCGCTCCACAGATGACCAGCTTCAGCCAGTTCATGACGACCTTTTCCCTTCTCTTACCGGAAATGCTGACCTACAGCCTCCCACTGGCATTTCTCATGGCAATGATCGTTACCATCGGACAGATGAAGCAGGATCAGGAATTAACCTCAATCTATTATGCCGGGATCTCTCCGCTTTCCATCTTCGTTCCTTTTATCATTACCGCCTCGTGCATATTTATTGTCCTGTTAAGCCTCTCCATCTATATCTCACCCATAAGTTTCAGAGCCTATAACGGCAGTTTGCTGGAAATGGCAAGGCAAAGAGTATTAAGCGAATTAAAACCAGGAGCGTTTTTCAAGGGTATACCAGGTACCGTCCTCCTGGTGGATGATTTCGATCCTGCATCAGGAAAGATGGGCCATATATTGATGGTTCAAAACTGGGCAAAAGGCAGGGGAGACCTGATTCTGGCGAAATCCGGCTTTATCGAGATCCCCTCGGTGCCTGGAGGGGACATTAAGCTCCGTCTTCATCAAGGCACGATTCAGCCGGTCAGCGCACCTGAACCAGGGTACACATCCGCCGCTTTCGACAACCTTACCACACGAATTGAAAAACACGGATCCGCGGAAGATCTGAATAAAGAGCAGATCTATGCCAGTCTTACCCTGGGACAATTACGCGAAAAACTGCCGGAGCTGAAATCAAAAGGGAAAACGGTGGAAACACGGGACCTGGTAATGACCATTAACAGGCGGATCTCACTGCCCGCAGTTATCATGATCTTTCCTTTCATAATCTTCCCCCTGGCTGTATCCTCCCGGAATTATGGAAAACCAGCGGCTTTTCTGGCATCCATAATTCTCTTCGGCATCAGCTTCTTCCTCTTTGCCTTCAGCACCAAGTTGGCGGGGGGGGGAATTTTTTCGCCGGCATTTGCGGCATGGCTGCCCGACGCCGTTTTATCCATTATCGCCCTCGCCAGTTTTTGTCCCTTCCTTGTCAGCCAGTATTTTCGCGGTTCAAAAAACCGGCAAATGGTTGGATCATGA